In the Dasypus novemcinctus isolate mDasNov1 chromosome 16, mDasNov1.1.hap2, whole genome shotgun sequence genome, TATCAGTTCAaaattgatttatcattacagtTGATAGAAAGATTTCCAGGATATTTTAAAACTATCCAGTGGTTTGATTAATATACCATAGATTGTTAAAAATATAGTCATGCACTTTAGACAAAGGATTCTTAGAAATAAATGTACATTCATGCTATTTTAGATCCCCTTTCCTACCATTGCAAGAGGCTGTCTTAGCTAATGTAACAGCTGGCTAGATTATTGCTTCTACAATATAATCCAAAATGCAAAAGCAgctttttttccaaatattttggaaaaacacAAATTGTTTCCATGTCTCCTTTTGGTGATTTCCCTATAATTTTGTGCCAATTGACATCATATTATTTGGTAAAAAAATCTTCATCAAATCAAGACAACTGCACTTAGATTAATTTCTTGCATACAGAGAATTATAGTAAAATTACAGTTATGACTCAAGGCCATCATCATTAAGTAAATGCAAGTTTTGGAAAATGAGTGCAAACTATAAAAATGGTGTCGTATAATTAAACATCAAATAGTCCAAGTGATAAAAATCATAGATTAACTGTCTCTCAGTTCTGGTCAGATCCTTTAAATACTGTCTCACAACTTGAGCATTGGTTCTTTCATCAGAAGAGTGCCTGTCCTTAAAGTTTGGAAATTTCAGCTCTTTTGGCGCACCAATTAGTTGTAAAAAGTAATTGGTATCTTCTTCCAAAGTTTCAAATTTCCCTACAAAATTGTAATTGATCAAACATGGATAGCAGAGTTTGCTGACCTTTTCCCAGTGAATGTCCATTCCTACTGGACGGTGGGAATCCAGCAAATAGTGGATGAACTCTTTGAATTTGACTCCAGATccattatttaattcttcttcacAGGCATTTGGCCGATATTTCTTTATAATTGCCTTTCCAAATACTGGATGGTAGTAACTATTGGGGTGTTCAAATTTGTCCCTAAATGCAGACACTAATCTTTCCATAGGATCACGAACAAACACAGCCTTGGTGTAGGTATTTAAACGAGTATATATTCCTTTTAAGTCAAAGCTATCTAGAGTTTTCAAATGCTTTCCATAGTGGACAGCATCATGGGAGATATTGTATGCAGAGGAAGCCAATCCATTTAGTACCATCAGGGTTCTTTTCCAGTTGGAACAGCCAGCCTTTGGTACTTCACAAtataagattttatatttatcttccaCGTAGATTCTGGATACCATATGAAAAGATTGGAGACGACTTACTTCAtcatatttcctgcaaaactcctGAAGGAAAGATTTGCGTTTTTCTTGGGTTGCAGcagttttcttccatttgttgTCTTTGAGTAAACTTTTGTTTAGAGGGTTAATATCCAATGGCCAACTCATTTTGCTGAACTTCTTGAAAAAGTTCTTGGGTCCTTGATGTTGTTCCATCAACGTAGTTGTCAGTGACCCTGTAGTCTTACCCAAAGCCTCATCCTCTCTTTGTGAGTGGCTGGTCTTTGTTAATATCCCAGTAGAGCTCTTAGAGTTGACTAGACGactttcccttttttctgttGGGTCATCAGACATGTGGAACTTGGGGTTCTGTTGAAATAGAGAAGATATATTTCAAGTATATTCATAAATATGGGTGTACTAGATAAGAAACTTaacatatttgtttaaaaattccaTAGAGGAGAATATATTTCACAT is a window encoding:
- the LOC101429008 gene encoding carbohydrate sulfotransferase 9 isoform X2, with amino-acid sequence MVMNPKQVFLSLLIFGVAGLLLFMYLQVWIEEQQTGRVEKKSEQKATSGWGPVNYLHPEPRIMTREKIQEHIINQNPKFHMSDDPTEKRESRLVNSKSSTGILTKTSHSQREDEALGKTTGSLTTTLMEQHQGPKNFFKKFSKMSWPLDINPLNKSLLKDNKWKKTAATQEKRKSFLQEFCRKYDEVSRLQSFHMVSRIYVEDKYKILYCEVPKAGCSNWKRTLMVLNGLASSAYNISHDAVHYGKHLKTLDSFDLKGIYTRLNTYTKAVFVRDPMERLVSAFRDKFEHPNSYYHPVFGKAIIKKYRPNACEEELNNGSGVKFKEFIHYLLDSHRPVGMDIHWEKVSKLCYPCLINYNFVGKFETLEEDTNYFLQLIGAPKELKFPNFKDRHSSDERTNAQVVRQYLKDLTRTERQLIYDFYHLDYLMFNYTTPFL
- the LOC101429008 gene encoding carbohydrate sulfotransferase 9 isoform X3 — its product is MVMNPKQVFLSLLIFGVAGLLLFMYLQVWIEEQQTGRVEKKSEQKATSVTREKIQEHIINQNPKFHMSDDPTEKRESRLVNSKSSTGILTKTSHSQREDEALGKTTGSLTTTLMEQHQGPKNFFKKFSKMSWPLDINPLNKSLLKDNKWKKTAATQEKRKSFLQEFCRKYDEVSRLQSFHMVSRIYVEDKYKILYCEVPKAGCSNWKRTLMVLNGLASSAYNISHDAVHYGKHLKTLDSFDLKGIYTRLNTYTKAVFVRDPMERLVSAFRDKFEHPNSYYHPVFGKAIIKKYRPNACEEELNNGSGVKFKEFIHYLLDSHRPVGMDIHWEKVSKLCYPCLINYNFVGKFETLEEDTNYFLQLIGAPKELKFPNFKDRHSSDERTNAQVVRQYLKDLTRTERQLIYDFYHLDYLMFNYTTPFL